In the genome of Quercus robur chromosome 3, dhQueRobu3.1, whole genome shotgun sequence, one region contains:
- the LOC126717140 gene encoding E3 ubiquitin-protein ligase ATL6, producing MLFSSNPNRPIWTLIGFLFICPEVMIKWAAAQPGPDSQYQYAKFSPSMAIIVVVLIAALFFMGFFSIYVRHCSQASSSSNSIRMRGLSRRAAAARGLDAAVIETFPTLVYSAVKGLKIGKGALECAVCLNEFEDDERLRLIPKCDHVFHPECIDAWLASHTTCPVCRANLVPEPGESVRRVAELDLPELDLEGQYDDGLESVHNREAEVEEVGDGEREKEKDEMLEVLNVNQTLKRNRTRGGGSRSNRVRKLLFPRSHSTGHSLVQPGENTDRFTLRLPVEVRKQVMNRQLNRATSMVLLPREGSSRLGYRNGGEESSRGKSYRRLEKLDPMVKSDRWVFTMAPPFLVRASSLRSPRVATNSGEGTSAQPVRPVGFVSDSARPPV from the coding sequence atgcTCTTCAGCTCCAATCCCAACCGTCCGATCTGGACTCTGATcggatttctttttatatgtccGGAGGTGATGATCAAATGGGCCGCGGCCCAGCCCGGCCCAGACTCTCAGTACCAGTACGCGAAGTTCAGCCCGTCGATGGCGATAATCGTGGTGGTGCTGATCGCCGCtcttttcttcatgggattttTCTCGATCTACGTCCGCCACTGCTCTCAGGCCTCGTCCAGCTCCAACAGCATCCGAATGAGAGGCCTCTCCCGACGCGCTGCCGCGGCGCGTGGGCTCGACGCGGCGGTCATCGAGACGTTCCCGACCTTGGTCTACTCCGCCGTGAAGGGGCTCAAGATCGGGAAGGGCGCGTTGGAGTGCGCGGTGTGCCTGAACGAGTTCGAGGACGACGAGAGGCTGCGCTTGATTCCGAAATGCGACCACGTGTTCCACCCCGAGTGCATCGACGCGTGGCTGGCTTCGCACACTACTTGCCCGGTTTGTCGGGCTAATCTCGTTCCGGAACCGGGCGAGTCGGTTCGCCGGGTCGCCGAGCTGgacctgcccgagttggacctCGAGGGGCAATACGACGACGGTTTGGAGTCTGTGCACAACAGAGAGGCGGAAGTTGAGGAAGTGGGAgatggggagagagagaaagaaaaggatgAAATGTTGGAGGTTTTAAATGTGAATCAAACTTTGAAGAGGAACCGTACACGTGGCGGTGGATCTCGATCCAACCGTGTGCGGAAGTTGTTATTCCCGCGGTCCCACTCGACCGGACACTCCCTGGTCCAACCGGGTGAGAACACGGACCGGTTCACTCTACGGCTTCCAGTTGAAGTGAGGAAGCAAGTAATGAACCGGCAGTTGAACCGGGCCACGAGCATGGTTTTGTTGCCGAGGGAAGGGAGTTCGAGGCTAGGGTATCGAAATGGTGGAGAGGAGAGTAGTCGGGGGAAGAGTTATAGGCGGCTCGAGAAATTGGACCCCATGGTTAAGTCGGACCGCTGGGTGTTTACCATGGCACCACCATTCTTAGTGAGGGCATCATCATTGAGGTCACCAAGAGTGGCAACAAATAGTGGTGAGGGAACTTCGGCCCAACCAGTTAGACCAGTGGGGTTTGTAAGTGACTCGGCTCGACCCCCGGTTTAA
- the LOC126717141 gene encoding transcription factor bHLH94-like: MALEAVVFPQDPFGYGGKDLYNLLGGGGSWSYDFGLAKEDEQTGSFDFLESQTESCLYGDYNSSPPDSMVPNLHHEVLQHSNPSLSSTDATMLTPYESQQGDNSTAMSTRPKRRRAKSRKNKEEIENQRMTHIAVERNRRKQMNEYLSVLRSLMPDSYVQRGDQASIIGGAINFVKELEQRLQFLGASKEMESKSEADTSLPFSEFFTFPQYSTSSSHCDNSMAMSETDTHQVGVAQLAIADIEVTMVESHANLKIRSKRRPKLLLKVVSGLHGMRLTVLHLNVTTFDEVVLYSLSVKVEDECKLSSVDEIATAVHQMLGRIQEEPMLN, translated from the exons atggcACTAGAAGCTGTTGTTTTTCCACAAGACCCGTTTGGCTATGGTGGCAAAGATCTCTACAACTTATTAGGAGGAGGAGGGAGTTGGAGCTATGACTTTGGCCTAGCAAAAGAAGATGAACAAACAGgctcttttgattttctagagAGCCAAACAGAAAGCTGTCTCTATGGAGATTACAATTCCTCACCTCCTGATTCAATGGTACCTAACCTACACCATGAAGTTTTGCAGCACTCCAATCCATCCTTAAGCTCCACCGATGCTACTATGCTAACTCCTTATGAATCACAACAAGGTGATAATTCAACAGCCATGTCTACTCGGCCCAAGAGACGCCGAGCTAAGagtagaaaaaacaaagaagagatTGAGAACCAAAGAATGACTCACATTGCAGTTGAGAGAAACCGAAGAAAGCAAATGAATGAGTATCTCTCAGTGCTTCGTTCTTTAATGCCAGACTCCTACGTCCAAAGG GGTGACCAAGCAAGTATTATAGGGGGTGCTATTAATTTTGTTAAGGAGCTTGAGCAACGCTTACAATTTCTTGGTGCTAGTAAAGAAATGGAGTCAAAATCCGAGGCTGATACTTCTTTACCTTTCTCTGAGTTCTTCACCTTTCCGCAATACTCAACAAGTTCGAGTCACTGTGATAACTCTATGGCCATGAGTGAGACTGATACTCATCAAGTAGGAGTGGCTCAGTTGGCCATTGCTGACATAGAAGTAACCATGGTGGAGAGCCATGCAAACCTCAAAATAAGATCGAAAAGGCGGCCAAAGCTACTCTTGAAGGTTGTCTCTGGGTTACATGGTATGCGCCTCACAGTGCTTCACCTCAATGTCACAACCTTCGATGAAGTTGTGCTCTATTCTCTCAGTGTCAAG GTAGAGGATGAATGTAAGCTGAGTTCAGTGGATGAGATTGCCACAGCTGTCCATCAGATGCTAGGTAGGATTCAAGAAGAGCCAATGTTGAATTGA